One Isoptericola dokdonensis DS-3 genomic window, GCGCGATCCCCAGCCCGGCGCCGACGCACGCCCCGTGCACGGCGGCGTGCGGAGCGGTCCCCCGGCCGAGGCATCGATCTGTACGACGGTCGCGTCGTCGATCTCGGCCGGTCCCACGTCGACACTCACTGGCCCGTAGCCGGCTTGGGGCAGCCGGGCGCGTTAGGGTCCGCCAGATGCTCCCCACAGCCGCGGCACGCGTTGTCGGCGTCGTAGGTAGGCCCGTCGTCGTCGGGCGCGATGACGAGGGTGAAGGTGTTGGCCAGCGGGTCCTCTTCGTCAGCGATGCCGTGCCAGGCCAGCACCGCGGCGTAGTCAACTCCGGTCAGGACGGCCAGCGCGTGCGCGTAGCCGATTCACCGGCCCGTCTCGACGACGAAGTGGTCGGCGGCGGCAGGGTGCCGGGTCGCCGCGAACGCATGCTCGTAGGCGGCCACCAGCGTGGTCACGTCGTCGAGATCCTTACGGGTCAGGCGCTCGCGGTTGAGGTGCTCGCCGAACGGGAAGCCGCGACCGGGGTGGTTCGCGGCCTCGAGCTCGTCCGCGGTGGGCGCGGCCTCGACGAGGAACATGGCCGGGCGGTCGTTGCGGTCGACTCCCTTGTGGGCGGCGACCGGGAGCCACCAGGCCTCGACGTAGCGGTCGCAAGCCTCGCCTGCCGGCTCAGGGGGTCGAGACTCGAGGGCAGTGGCGACCGCCTCGGCAGCGTCTATCTCGCTGTGCGCGATGACGTCGAAGACGACCGGGATCACGGAGTCGCGCATCGGGCTCAGGCCTCCTTGACGAGCATGTGGTGCGCGAGGCCGCATGCGGACCCGCCCGTCGTGGGACAGGAGTTCCTCGACTTGCTGGATGAAGGGGATGGGCACGCAGCGGCCCGCAGGTTGGTCTGGGTCCAGTCCTGCGGGATGAAGCAGGTCTGGTGGTGGGTCCATCCGCCCCCGTGCCAGCGCAGGATGCTGGTCTGGTGCATGCCGGTGTGGTCGGCGCGCTCGGCGTCGCCGAAGTCGGCGAGGTCCAGGCTGATCTCTCCGGCGCGCGGGTCGCGAGCGTAGATCGTCTCGGTGGTCGTGCTGAGCACGCGGCACCACCCTTCACGGCCGGGCAGGCGGAACTGGTCGTCCGGAGGCAGGTCGGCGAGGTGCGTGCGTTCGAGCGTGGAAGTGGTCATGGTGCTGTCCTCCGAAGGACGGGCAGGTGGTCAGGCTGCCGCTGTGGTTGGTGGTTTGACGCTACTGCTCGCCGCCGACGCCAGCGTGGCCCCTCGACTACCTCCACAGGACCACATGCCGCCCGTCCCTGCGTCTGCTTCCGGACGCGGGTCCCACTAGCAGCCATGGCCGGCGCCGGTGAGGATGGGACGCATGTACCCGTTCCTGATCCTCCAGATTCAGCAGCTTTCGGAGTGCAGCCGATGACCTCCGCGGGCGCCGACGCACCGACGCCCGAGGAGCTCGCGGCCCACATCTCGGTCCAGTTCGACAGGTGGGGCCGACGCGTGGTTGCGCCGGCCTCTTGCGAGATCACGCCAGGCAGCGATCTCGCTCGCGACGGATCGCGGAAACTGCCTGGTGGCCGCGTGCTGGGCAAAGTGGTCTGGCGAGCACTAGCCACCGCGGGCGAACACGCAGCGGCCGCGGGCCATCTCCTGCGCGCCTACGACAACGCCGTCTTCGCCAAGCCCAACCTGACATGGGCGCGAACCACTCTGGTCGGCGCGGCGAAGGCGCTCTATGTTCTGGACCCGGACGACGCTGACGAACGTCGGGTACGTGCACTACGCCTGTTGCGCGCCGAGAGTGCAGACGTACACCGGCTGATCAAGGTCTGGCAGGGCGAAGGAGCTCTCGATCAGGAACTGTCGAAGGCCGCGGACGAACTGCAGCAGGACAGCGAAGCGGCCCTGGTCTCAATGCAGCAGAAGCCGGGGAGCCAAATCTCCGAATCGGCCCTCCTTGAAGCGGTTGCCCACCACCTCGACGGAGGACCGGCAAACCCGCTGGCTCGCGTCCAAGAACTGTGGAACACGACCTCGGGTATCGCGCACGCACGCACCTGGGCATGGGACACCGGCCTGGAGGACAGCACAGGAGCCGAGCAGGTTGTACGCATCTGGATCCTGCCGATAGACCTGATGTACAGCGCTTGGGAGCTCTGGAACCAGAGGCGGGGCAAGGGCTAGGTGAGCAGCGGAACCGACCTGGTGCAGGGCATCCGCGAGCGCGGATCGGGTCCAGGAGCGGCAACTCACGAACCTGATCAGGCCGATGTGGCATTGAGTTGTCCCGCACCGAGATGGGACTATCGGCGGCATGAGGAACGAACCCACCAGCGGGTACGAGGATCCGGCGCTCAACTACAGGGTCACCTGGAAGGTCGTGGACAGCGGCGGTGTCGTGGAGGAGCGGATCTTCACGAGCCGCGATCAGGGGTGGGACTTCTACCAGGACATGAAGAGGTCGCCGAACGCGTATGGCCCGACCTGGGAGCACATTCCCGCTCAGTAAACAGGCACGAGTTTCATGGCCGCTTCCAGCTCGGGGTCCAGGTACGTGAGCCTCCTGCCGCTCGACCAGCGTCCAGCGTCTCGTTCCTACCGCGGGGTGCGATCCCGTCTGGGGGTGCTTTTCGTCAACCGCACGCCGACAACGACCGGCCCCCGTCTGCCTAGATGTACTCACGCATGCGGGGCAGCGCTACAGCCAGTTCCTCGAAAAGTGCGGGCCATCCGCGCCGCAGCCAGGTGAGGCGTCCCTCGGTGAGGCGGTTCCCGTCGAGCATGGCTGAGACCCGCATGAAGTGCTCCGGCGCCCCGAGCTCGCGCAGCTTGATGTAGACGGGGTTGACGGGCAGAGCGTGGCGGGAGATGTAGCCCCAGATCTCGGCCGTGCTCCAGTCCCACACCGGGCCGTAGGCGACGGTGCCGTCGATCCGGGCGATGCGGCCACCGTGGCGCGCCCGCGCGATTCGCCCTTCGCACAGGGGCGAGCAGTGGCACCGCTGGGCGCGCAGCGCGTTGGCGTAGGCCGCGGCTCGGCCGCGTGACTCCTCGGCCCGAACCCCCCACAGTTCGCCGGGCCCGTGGGCTCTTGTGCGCGATCGCCACCGGTTCGGTGATGAGCACCTGGTGCAGGTCGACCGCGGTCCGGCGTGAGGACGGCGCATGGTGGTCCCAGGCGCCGCTGGCGGAAATGGCCTCCAGTGTGGTCATCTGGGCCGGGATCGTGTGCAGGTTCAGGTCCCAGTCGTCCGCGAGCGCCGCGAGGTAGGTGTAGGTCTCGACGGAGGGGGACCACGAGCGCCTGGGCGGGCTGGAGCGGGTCGTTCTGGAGGAGGTCGGCGGTCTGGGTGCGGGTGAGTTCGTTCAGCGTGGCCGGCGTGCGGGTCACCAGGTGCGGTGCTGATCGCAGGTGTGGGGTGGAGTAGGTCCAGGTGCATCCCGCGCACAGTCCTGGCCCGTTGGGGTCGGCCCATTCGTCGAACGCGGTGAAGGTCTTGGACACGACCGTGCGGGTCGGGGTGAGGGTGTCCTCTGTCCCGCCCCCACCACCGGCCGGTGGCCCCGCCGGTGGTGGGGGCGCCGTCGCCGGTCCAGGCAGCGGTGAGCACGTTCACGGGTCCTCGCACAGGTCAGTGGTCTGCGTCTACACCTTCAGAAGGTGCGGCAGCGCACGGCCCTGTGACACGGCTCCTGAGACTTCCGGGCTCGGTCCAGCGGGTGCAGGGCTTGCTTGGCGGGCCGTGTGACTCCGAGGTGCGGAACATGATCCTGCTCGCCGCGATGGGCGTTTTCACCCCTTCTACGGTCCGGGGCAGGTTTGTCCGCTTCGTAGGCTTCCTGGGTGGCTCAGAACAGTTCCGCCGGTACCGGTTGCCTCACGCTGCTAGGAGTACTCACTGCCTGCGTGATCGCGTCCTACGTGGCGATCACCACCCCCGACTCGTTCGAGATACCCACCGTCGTGGGCATGACGTACGACGAGGCCGATGCAGCGATCGCGGCCGCCTACCCCCAGTACTGGGGCAACCCTTCCGAGGGAGCGATCCATGACATGTCCCCATTCGACCGCTCGGAGCACGACGGCGAGGACTGGGTGATCTACTCGCAGTTTCCCAACGCCGGAGAAATGCTC contains:
- a CDS encoding phosphoadenosine phosphosulfate reductase family protein, yielding MRRPHAGPRSTCTRCSSPNRWRSRTRAHGPGELWGVRAEESRGRAAAYANALRAQRCHCSPLCEGRIARARHGGRIARIDGTVAYGPVWDWSTAEIWGYISRHALPVNPVYIKLRELGAPEHFMRVSAMLDGNRLTEGRLTWLRRGWPALFEELAVALPRMREYI